In Ischnura elegans chromosome 9, ioIscEleg1.1, whole genome shotgun sequence, the following proteins share a genomic window:
- the LOC124164969 gene encoding uncharacterized protein LOC124164969: MEDNLLADLLTSDGEDYRNFLRMSHEKFLFLHAKIAHKIQRSDTSMRQAISSKVRLAICLRFLATGDSFRSLEFLSRVSRSTIACLVPEIPDSHNSWRELAENFNTIWQFPLAVGAVDGKHVLIKAPQGEGSRLFNYKGTYSVVLLALVDASHRFIYIDVGWDDAFQLNTTLMKPFPRTCAVSTRHKVFNYRLSRARRVVENAFGILANRFRIYLRPIEVCLPTIDKLILCSCALHNYFLADSPPNSLNVGDSEVAALPSVQERQGANYSSTHARLVRENLADYFMSEGEVDFQWNCVV, from the exons ATGGAGGACAATTTGCTGGCTGATCTTCTTACTAGTGACGGAGAAGACTACCGGAATTTCCTTCGGATGAGCCACGAAAAATTCCTATTTCTGCACGCGAAA ATTGCTCATAAAATTCAAAGGTCGGACACATCTATGCGGCAAGCCATATCGTCGAAGGTGAGACTGGCTATATGCCTGCGGTTCCTCGCCACTGGCGATTCTTTTCGGTCCTTGGAATTTTTGAGCAGGGTTTCACGCTCTACTATAGCGTGCCTGGTGCCGGAG ATTCCTGACAGCCACAATTCATGGAGGGAGTTGGCCGAGAATTTCAACACCATTTGGCAGTTCCCCCTTGCAGTCGGTGCAGTAGATGGAAAGCATGTACTCATCAAGGCCCCTCAGGGAGAGGGGTCACGGCTTTTTAATTATAAGGGGACCTATAGTGTGGTCCTTCTAGCATTGGTGGATGCCTCTCACCGCTTTATTTATATAGATGTTGGGT ggGATGATGCCTTCCAGCTTAATACCACCCTAATGAAGCCATTCCCCAGAACCTGCGCTGTGTCCACCAGGCATAAAGTTTTCAATTATCGCCTGTCTCGGGCAAGAAGGGTGGTGGAAAATGCCTTTGGCATCCTGGCCAATAGGTTCAGGATATACCTGAGGCCAATAGAGGTGTGTTTACCCACCATTGACAAACTGATTTTGTGTTCTTGTGCCCTGCATAATTATTTTCTGGCAGACTCACCTCCTAATTCTTTGAATGTGGGAGACAGTGAGGTTGCAGCCTTGCCATCAGTTCAGGAGAGGCAGGGAGCAAATTACTCCAGTACACATGCACGTTTAGTTAGGGAGAACCTGGCAGATTATTTCATGTCAGAGGGAGAGGTGGATTTCCAATGGAACTGTGTTGTTTAG